Proteins co-encoded in one Malus sylvestris chromosome 9, drMalSylv7.2, whole genome shotgun sequence genomic window:
- the LOC126582576 gene encoding NAD-capped RNA hydrolase DXO1-like produces the protein MILIQVELTNMDLKSISSRSVPDPHTLRKSSHFIGPKVLQIAWVRDPGRGDGPIHNVDANVEYCSVIKTKLGAHRILMGAEMDCCDSTDDGRRFYVELKTSHELDNHKIEYEFEKEKLLKFWVHYCFIT, from the exons ATGATCCTGATCCAAGTGGAGCTCACCAACATGGACCTCAAATCCATCTCCTCCAGGTCCGTGCCCGACCCGCATACCCTCCGAAAGTCCTCTCACTTCATCGGCCCCAAAGTCCTCCAG ATAGCTTGGGTGAGAGATCCAGGAAGAGGCGATGGACCGATACATAATGTTGATGCCAATGTTGAATACTGTTCTGTGATCAAAACAAAATTAGGGGCTCATCGTATTCTGATGGGTGCTGAAATGGATTGCTGTGATTCAACTGATGATGGAAGGAGGTTTTATGTGGAATTAAAGACAAGCCATGAG TTGGACAACCATAAGATAGAGTACGAGTTTGAGAAAGAAAAGCTCCTCAAATTTTGGGTACATTACTGTTTTATTacctaa
- the LOC126633971 gene encoding NAD-capped RNA hydrolase DXO1-like, with amino-acid sequence MILIQVELTNMDLKSISSRSMPDPHTLRKSSHLLGPKVLQIAWVRDPGRGDGPIHNVDANVEYYSVIKTKLGAHRILMGAEMDCCDSTDDGRRFYVELKTSHELDNHKIEYEFEKEKLLKFWVHHCFIT; translated from the exons ATGATCCTGATCCAAGTGGAGCTCACCAACATGGACCTCAAATCCATCTCCTCTAGGTCCATGCCCGACCCGCATACCCTCCGAAAGTCATCTCACCTCCTCGGCCCCAAAGTCCTCCAG ATAGCTTGGGTGAGAGATCCAGGAAGAGGCGATGGACCGATACATAATGTTGATGCCAATGTTGAATACTATTCTGTGATCAAAACAAAATTAGGGGCTCATCGTATTCTGATGGGTGCTGAAATGGATTGCTGTGATTCAACTGATGATGGAAGGAGGTTTTATGTGGAATTAAAGACAAGCCATGAG TTGGACAACCATAAGATAGAGTACGAGTTTGAGAAAGAAAAGCTCCTCAAATTTTGGGTACATCATTGTTTTATTacctaa